In Bacteroidales bacterium, a genomic segment contains:
- a CDS encoding AAA family ATPase has product MSEKKEDVLRLPAELLYANELGALKDEDKKEEKPAGWQLSPKAVLKFVTGGKASGVDITPKYIGHNRLVEIAIATLLTDRSLLLIGEPGTAKSWLSENLTAAICGDSAKVIQGTAGTSEEHIRYSWNYAMLLANGPSNEALIKSPIYRAMETGSVARFEEISRCASEVQDALISIMSEKTIAIPELAKE; this is encoded by the coding sequence ATGTCAGAAAAGAAAGAAGATGTTTTGAGGCTGCCCGCCGAATTGCTTTATGCAAATGAGCTTGGAGCGCTTAAGGATGAAGATAAAAAGGAAGAAAAACCCGCAGGCTGGCAGTTGTCGCCCAAAGCCGTGTTAAAATTTGTTACCGGTGGCAAAGCCTCAGGCGTCGATATTACTCCCAAGTATATCGGACATAACCGTTTGGTGGAAATTGCCATAGCTACGTTGCTCACCGACCGTTCATTGCTGCTCATCGGGGAACCGGGAACCGCCAAATCGTGGTTGTCTGAAAACCTTACCGCAGCCATTTGCGGCGATTCGGCCAAAGTAATACAAGGCACGGCAGGGACCAGCGAGGAGCATATCCGCTATTCGTGGAATTATGCCATGTTGCTGGCCAACGGTCCATCCAACGAGGCGTTGATTAAAAGCCCCATCTACAGGGCAATGGAAACTGGTTCGGTGGCACGTTTCGAGGAAATTTCCCGTTGTGCATCCGAAGTACAGGATGCGCTGATCTCCATTATGTCCGAAAAAACCATCGCTATTCCCGAGCTGGCAAAGGAAAT
- a CDS encoding HEAT repeat domain-containing protein, whose protein sequence is MRLQPLYDLQQDINRLFIAGSKFAKGDPRLQKHIPILAKLGEKAPVFKKLSGDIEDLIQADSRQSAEKLMSVATLLYSVLYTQGDSVEVDVEVKEQVPGIDIGNVNTVFSYLQLKPVIEALTTASSGRLEILKDALERNIFEDSRTFLYLDFALADKYSELSEYVADTIIPKVGMPMLPFLLQNFTYEDKAENVRRLRLLNRFGCTEIKAMTEKILSEPLPLLQAEVIHILSGNPENETLIISLANDKNKLVREAAYMALAKLNTETSLEKLTSIYLKNKNKTNLPAIIAALATSKLPFFFREVYDMVSVAFEEFIALDKSTDDKILMEKLDRFKTLLDVFENKENDHVLNFFADVLKNKKYRQLIAAKKALLENHAYSVAHSIIGSLNTFNKATAVAFYEKNIGDIPDENWKTPLWNNYFYSAVESGYPKDKVYKTFRDVFKKGMIGVSNLYDVYSNGSNFYYYNDKDVEIYTDRIDPRWTDFLYDMFSGKMKWDYAYDQALQLINAIEPKSKKFDKLLIHLAAKVAPAEEVTIFKLIMEREIADRFSIIYSVMEKYPKNTYYYALNRLKNTGLWTRFPKEYAPKFRDLFLKTKIDLFESIADEIEFGSLK, encoded by the coding sequence ATGAGATTACAACCATTATACGATCTTCAACAGGATATTAACCGTTTGTTCATTGCAGGCAGCAAATTTGCCAAAGGCGATCCCCGTTTGCAGAAACATATCCCGATATTGGCCAAGCTGGGCGAAAAAGCGCCCGTTTTCAAGAAACTCTCGGGCGACATCGAAGACCTGATTCAGGCGGACAGCCGACAATCGGCGGAAAAATTAATGTCCGTTGCCACATTGCTTTATTCCGTGCTATACACACAGGGCGACTCGGTGGAGGTGGATGTGGAAGTAAAGGAACAGGTACCAGGTATCGATATCGGAAATGTGAACACCGTATTTTCGTACCTGCAACTGAAACCCGTGATAGAAGCGTTGACCACTGCCAGTTCGGGGCGGTTGGAAATCCTTAAAGATGCTTTGGAACGGAATATTTTCGAGGACTCGCGTACCTTTCTGTACCTCGACTTTGCGTTGGCCGATAAATATTCGGAACTGAGCGAATATGTGGCCGACACCATTATTCCCAAGGTCGGGATGCCGATGCTTCCTTTTCTTTTACAGAACTTTACGTATGAAGATAAAGCAGAAAACGTGCGGCGGTTGAGGTTGCTGAACAGGTTCGGTTGTACGGAAATAAAAGCAATGACGGAAAAAATATTGTCCGAACCGCTGCCCCTGTTGCAGGCAGAAGTGATTCATATCCTGAGTGGTAATCCCGAAAATGAAACACTCATCATTTCTCTTGCCAACGACAAAAATAAGTTGGTTCGCGAAGCCGCATACATGGCTTTGGCAAAATTGAATACCGAAACAAGCCTTGAAAAACTGACTTCAATATACCTGAAAAACAAGAACAAGACCAATCTGCCCGCTATTATTGCCGCATTAGCTACGTCGAAGCTCCCGTTCTTTTTCCGCGAGGTATACGACATGGTTTCGGTGGCTTTCGAGGAATTTATTGCGCTGGATAAATCGACGGATGATAAAATACTGATGGAAAAGCTGGATCGTTTCAAAACATTGTTGGATGTCTTTGAGAATAAGGAAAACGATCATGTGCTGAATTTCTTTGCCGACGTGTTGAAAAACAAGAAATACCGCCAATTGATCGCTGCCAAAAAAGCATTGCTCGAAAACCATGCTTACTCGGTAGCCCACAGTATCATCGGCAGTCTGAATACATTCAACAAAGCCACGGCCGTAGCTTTTTATGAAAAGAACATCGGCGATATTCCCGACGAGAACTGGAAAACGCCTTTGTGGAATAATTATTTCTATTCCGCAGTCGAATCAGGATATCCTAAGGACAAGGTGTATAAAACGTTCCGCGATGTCTTCAAAAAAGGAATGATCGGCGTCAGCAACCTGTATGACGTGTACAGCAACGGCAGCAACTTTTATTATTACAACGATAAGGATGTGGAAATATATACCGACAGGATCGATCCACGCTGGACGGATTTTCTGTACGATATGTTCTCGGGCAAAATGAAATGGGATTACGCATACGATCAGGCGCTTCAACTCATCAATGCCATTGAACCGAAAAGCAAAAAGTTCGATAAATTGTTGATTCATCTGGCTGCAAAAGTTGCACCTGCCGAAGAAGTTACCATTTTTAAGCTCATCATGGAACGGGAAATTGCCGACCGGTTCAGTATTATTTATTCTGTCATGGAGAAATATCCGAAAAACACCTATTATTACGCTTTAAATCGTTTGAAAAATACAGGTTTATGGACGCGATTCCCGAAAGAATATGCACCAAAATTCCGCGACCTGTTCCTGAAAACAAAAATAGATCTTTTTGAGAGTATCGCCGATGAAATAGAGTTCGGAAGCCTGAAATAA
- a CDS encoding SWIM zinc finger family protein, whose product MEITSKKIEELAPNASAAKNGRDLVTKNKFSNLKISTDKTLIWGECAGSGKNPYACSADYVDENNPVFRCNCPSRQFPCKHAIGLMYAYEKGLAFAESGEIPADIVSKREKIDKKQEKKEQEKEDIKTKASKPKKVNTAALAKKIDVQLSGIDMAEKILANIVQTGISSVDAKETRTLNSQIKELGNYYINGVQTAFNNLMLELADVTGEEYTDVINQINFISVLLKKGRAYLSQKKETPEAPPELDSAIEEQIGYVWKLTELMQHGLYEENAEIVQLSFNSSDNRARREYVDEGTWINLKNGKIYKTKNYRPYRAAKYIKEDNSAFDVLQLKELFIYPGDQNPRIRWEQESVKERKVDADDLANIHSFASVNYAETIKSVKNTMKNPLMDKNPVVLLALHKVYVNGEHLVVEDGQGSKLTLIDMTGLNISAENNLKSMLPANPAGMSLLVMVNNDVATGLLSAQPMSLITSEKIIRLFY is encoded by the coding sequence ATGGAAATCACTTCAAAGAAAATCGAAGAGCTTGCTCCGAATGCAAGTGCAGCCAAAAACGGCCGCGACCTGGTTACCAAAAATAAATTCTCCAATCTGAAAATATCGACGGACAAGACACTCATCTGGGGTGAATGTGCGGGTAGCGGGAAAAATCCCTACGCCTGTTCTGCGGATTATGTCGATGAAAATAATCCCGTCTTCCGCTGCAATTGTCCCAGTCGACAGTTTCCATGTAAACATGCTATCGGGCTGATGTATGCTTACGAAAAAGGATTGGCGTTCGCGGAAAGCGGTGAAATACCTGCCGATATTGTTTCCAAACGGGAAAAAATCGATAAAAAGCAGGAAAAGAAGGAACAGGAAAAAGAAGACATCAAGACCAAAGCGTCGAAGCCGAAGAAAGTGAACACAGCAGCTTTGGCGAAAAAGATCGATGTACAGCTTTCTGGTATCGACATGGCGGAAAAGATCCTGGCAAATATCGTACAGACGGGGATTTCGTCTGTCGATGCCAAAGAAACGCGGACATTGAACAGCCAAATCAAGGAACTGGGTAATTATTACATCAACGGTGTCCAGACGGCCTTCAACAACCTGATGCTGGAACTTGCCGATGTAACAGGCGAAGAGTACACCGATGTGATCAACCAGATCAATTTTATCTCGGTTTTGCTGAAAAAAGGCAGGGCATATCTCAGTCAAAAGAAAGAAACTCCCGAAGCACCACCCGAACTCGACTCCGCTATCGAGGAACAGATCGGGTATGTGTGGAAGCTGACGGAACTGATGCAACACGGACTTTATGAGGAAAACGCGGAAATTGTACAATTATCATTTAACAGCAGCGACAATCGCGCCCGCAGGGAATATGTGGACGAAGGCACCTGGATCAATCTGAAAAACGGGAAAATTTATAAAACGAAGAATTACCGTCCATACAGGGCTGCCAAATATATCAAGGAAGACAACAGTGCCTTCGATGTGTTGCAACTGAAGGAATTGTTTATCTATCCGGGCGACCAGAATCCACGGATACGCTGGGAGCAGGAATCGGTGAAGGAACGGAAAGTCGATGCTGACGACCTGGCCAACATACATTCGTTTGCATCGGTAAACTATGCCGAAACCATCAAATCTGTGAAAAATACAATGAAAAATCCGCTGATGGATAAAAATCCTGTCGTGTTGCTCGCCCTACACAAAGTGTACGTCAACGGCGAACATCTGGTGGTGGAAGACGGGCAAGGTAGCAAACTTACATTAATTGATATGACAGGTCTGAATATTTCTGCCGAAAACAACCTGAAATCCATGTTACCGGCAAATCCAGCAGGCATGTCGCTATTGGTGATGGTCAACAACGATGTGGCTACAGGATTGTTGTCCGCACAACCCATGTCACTCATCACATCGGAAAAAATCATCAGACTGTTTTATTAA
- a CDS encoding pyridoxamine 5'-phosphate oxidase family protein — MMNKAVELLQKSKVFYIATIDGDQPRVRPYGAVAEIDGKLYICTNNKKPSFRQMQANPKVEISGLLGEDKWFRINGIVKVDSRTEVRAEFLKQVPLPIYKADDGIFEVLYFESGTATISSFTGEPETFAV, encoded by the coding sequence ATGATGAACAAAGCAGTAGAATTATTACAGAAGAGTAAAGTTTTTTATATCGCCACGATAGACGGTGATCAGCCTCGTGTACGTCCTTATGGCGCTGTTGCCGAAATTGATGGGAAGTTGTATATCTGTACAAATAATAAAAAGCCATCATTCAGGCAAATGCAGGCAAATCCGAAAGTAGAAATCAGTGGCTTGTTGGGTGAGGATAAATGGTTTCGTATCAACGGAATTGTAAAAGTCGATTCGCGCACTGAAGTAAGGGCGGAATTTCTGAAACAGGTTCCTTTACCGATATATAAAGCTGATGACGGTATTTTCGAAGTGCTCTATTTTGAAAGCGGAACAGCGACAATCAGTTCTTTTACCGGCGAACCCGAAACATTTGCCGTATAA
- a CDS encoding InlB B-repeat-containing protein, producing MKNIWIIILISILLGFVSCSSKDDSEDETVYTVTFDTDGGSPSPSVQQVKAGDMAVAPNVNPVKTGYVFLFWYLDGVKTAYNFQTPVIGNITLYARWEDESAAEYWQVSWELNGGKWPSEDNHVSRVVKGGTLAEPAVPVKSDDTFEGWYKEADFTNRITFPYDVSTVTGNFILYAKWKNSGGDPSSVNHNISSAAEWNAAVNAVNTAGNNKTHTFTVTKSFSLPGVGTTTLFTKELTDIAVTIKGQGSPAPEISVTTDKRGYLIYLASVSQKIVLEDIVLKGHPSNNAAVLCVKTGELVIGNGAVITGNTNTAGGSGGVDVGGKLILDGGEIVGNVSGTASATNGHGGGIWVDDFGELIMVSGNISGNKVYGQGGGVYVDLFARFTMKGGNIFGNTAWAASSGARGGGVYNSGGDFYMSGGRITGYDWIHGNVIDLPEHYSGDLNIRDNCNSVVIGVTAMGSFGAALYSPAGDNHYGTFTGETFTQTGSFGNSIHIERNIEIADGVRLNRFEANGKTLHPYRGGMDYWGHFFNAATENVFIGLTTIYGEWIALDMLVPDGRNRLVAGTYTFGTAGTSAVAYTFVDNDYTSYVQDADGNKLKMTGGTVKVTVTGTGDDAVYTITVDCMLENDGKVKGTYRGPLKWYDLTGT from the coding sequence ATGAAGAATATTTGGATCATCATATTAATAAGCATTCTATTAGGGTTTGTTTCCTGCTCATCGAAGGACGATTCCGAAGATGAAACGGTTTATACAGTTACTTTCGACACAGATGGCGGCAGCCCCAGTCCTTCCGTCCAACAGGTGAAAGCCGGTGATATGGCTGTTGCACCGAATGTAAATCCGGTTAAAACAGGTTATGTATTTCTTTTCTGGTACCTGGATGGTGTAAAAACGGCTTATAATTTCCAGACACCTGTAATTGGGAACATTACACTTTATGCCCGATGGGAAGACGAATCAGCTGCCGAATACTGGCAGGTTAGCTGGGAGTTGAATGGTGGCAAATGGCCTTCGGAAGATAACCATGTGTCCCGTGTGGTAAAAGGCGGAACACTTGCCGAGCCTGCTGTTCCCGTCAAATCTGACGATACTTTTGAAGGCTGGTACAAGGAAGCGGATTTTACCAATAGAATCACTTTCCCTTATGATGTAAGCACCGTGACAGGTAACTTTATCCTTTACGCTAAGTGGAAAAACAGCGGCGGCGATCCTTCTTCTGTCAACCACAACATAAGCAGTGCAGCGGAATGGAATGCCGCCGTGAATGCTGTCAACACTGCCGGTAACAATAAAACACATACCTTTACTGTTACCAAAAGTTTCAGTCTTCCGGGGGTAGGTACTACTACGTTATTTACCAAAGAGTTGACCGATATTGCGGTAACCATCAAAGGACAGGGCAGTCCTGCCCCGGAAATAAGTGTAACAACCGACAAAAGGGGATATCTGATTTATCTTGCATCTGTATCACAAAAAATCGTGCTGGAAGACATTGTTCTGAAAGGTCATCCCAGCAATAACGCGGCGGTACTTTGTGTGAAGACCGGAGAACTGGTCATTGGGAACGGAGCCGTTATTACCGGAAATACCAACACCGCCGGTGGTAGCGGAGGCGTGGATGTGGGTGGTAAACTCATTTTGGATGGCGGTGAAATCGTTGGTAATGTTTCCGGAACTGCCAGTGCAACGAACGGTCATGGTGGCGGCATATGGGTAGATGACTTTGGTGAATTAATTATGGTAAGCGGTAATATCAGCGGAAACAAAGTTTACGGCCAGGGTGGTGGTGTATATGTGGATCTTTTTGCACGCTTTACTATGAAAGGCGGTAATATTTTCGGCAATACAGCCTGGGCGGCGAGTTCGGGCGCACGCGGCGGCGGAGTATATAACTCAGGAGGAGATTTTTACATGAGCGGCGGCAGAATTACCGGATACGACTGGATACACGGAAACGTCATCGATTTGCCGGAACACTATTCAGGTGATTTGAATATACGCGATAACTGCAATTCGGTAGTTATAGGCGTTACTGCAATGGGTAGCTTCGGAGCGGCTTTGTATAGTCCGGCTGGAGATAATCACTACGGTACTTTCACAGGAGAAACTTTTACGCAGACCGGTAGTTTTGGAAACAGTATTCATATCGAGAGGAATATTGAGATTGCCGATGGAGTCAGACTCAACCGGTTCGAAGCGAATGGCAAAACCTTGCATCCCTATCGCGGAGGAATGGATTACTGGGGTCATTTCTTCAACGCTGCTACCGAAAATGTATTTATAGGTTTAACCACGATATACGGTGAATGGATCGCGCTCGATATGTTGGTTCCCGACGGCAGGAACAGGTTAGTTGCAGGGACATATACATTCGGTACGGCCGGAACTTCTGCTGTCGCGTACACTTTCGTGGACAACGACTACACAAGCTATGTACAGGATGCTGATGGCAACAAGCTTAAAATGACCGGCGGGACGGTAAAGGTAACAGTTACGGGAACGGGCGATGACGCGGTTTACACTATCACGGTAGACTGTATGCTCGAAAATGACGGTAAAGTGAAGGGAACATACCGGGGGCCGTTGAAGTGGTACGATCTTACCGGAACATAA
- a CDS encoding TROVE domain-containing protein, whose product MKFNYVTKGKSKVTNYEGAEAYRLSPEWQLYVAAVTSSLGDKFYEGAQTRIETLRRLIVQCDPVFVAKLAVYTRQQMNLRSIPLVLAVELAKVHQGDSTVKKMVARIIQRADEITELLAYYQFANERKGTKKLNHLSKQLQAGLQAAFNRFDEYQFAKYNRDAEIKLRDALFLVHPKSKDDAQQMLFDKIINDMLETPYTWETELSMLGQTKYASDKEKNVAFRMKWEELIDSGKIGYMALMRNLRNILETEVSQQHITKVCGILSDAEAVRRSKQLPFRFLAAYREISKVKSGDAGNVMDALEKAVSISAGNIKGFDNDTKVLIACDVSGSMQKAISPKSKILSYDIGLMLAMLLKSRCKNAITGMFGDTWKVINVPTRGILANVDAFYRREGEVGYSTNGYLVISDLIRCKQAVDKVMVFTDCQLWNNRNDEKISSLWNTYKTISPGSKLHLFDLSGYGTTPLDITREDVYLIAGWSDKIFDIVDAIDNGGNALDEIRKIEL is encoded by the coding sequence ATGAAGTTTAATTATGTAACCAAAGGAAAAAGTAAGGTGACAAATTACGAAGGAGCGGAAGCATACCGCTTGTCGCCTGAATGGCAATTATATGTTGCAGCTGTAACCTCTTCGCTGGGTGACAAGTTTTATGAAGGTGCGCAGACACGCATCGAAACATTGCGCCGGCTGATTGTACAATGCGATCCCGTGTTTGTGGCAAAGCTTGCGGTGTACACCCGCCAGCAGATGAACCTGCGTTCCATACCCCTGGTGCTGGCCGTAGAATTGGCAAAGGTACATCAGGGCGATTCGACCGTGAAAAAGATGGTAGCACGGATCATACAACGTGCCGATGAAATCACCGAATTGCTGGCTTATTATCAGTTTGCCAACGAGCGGAAGGGTACGAAAAAACTGAACCATCTGTCGAAACAGCTGCAGGCAGGTTTGCAGGCAGCGTTCAACCGTTTCGACGAATACCAGTTTGCCAAATATAACCGCGATGCGGAGATCAAGCTGCGTGATGCCTTGTTTCTGGTCCATCCGAAATCGAAGGATGATGCGCAACAAATGTTGTTCGACAAAATCATCAATGATATGCTCGAAACACCGTATACCTGGGAAACGGAGTTGTCGATGCTCGGACAGACTAAATATGCGAGTGATAAAGAAAAGAATGTCGCTTTCCGCATGAAGTGGGAAGAGTTGATCGACAGCGGGAAAATCGGCTATATGGCCTTGATGCGAAACCTGCGTAATATCCTGGAAACGGAAGTATCGCAGCAGCACATTACGAAAGTATGTGGAATCCTGTCGGATGCCGAAGCCGTTCGCCGTTCGAAACAGTTGCCATTCCGCTTCCTTGCGGCTTACCGTGAAATATCGAAAGTAAAATCGGGAGATGCCGGCAATGTAATGGATGCATTGGAAAAGGCTGTCAGTATTTCAGCCGGAAACATCAAAGGGTTCGATAATGATACGAAGGTTTTGATCGCCTGTGATGTTTCGGGTTCAATGCAAAAAGCCATATCGCCGAAAAGCAAGATATTGTCGTATGATATCGGGCTGATGCTGGCCATGCTTTTGAAATCGCGTTGCAAAAATGCCATCACGGGTATGTTCGGTGATACCTGGAAAGTGATCAATGTGCCGACCCGGGGTATTCTTGCCAATGTAGATGCATTCTACCGCCGCGAAGGTGAAGTCGGATATTCCACCAACGGTTATCTGGTGATCAGTGACCTGATCAGGTGTAAACAAGCAGTGGATAAGGTAATGGTATTTACCGATTGTCAGTTGTGGAACAATCGTAACGACGAGAAGATTTCCAGCTTGTGGAATACCTATAAAACAATTTCTCCCGGTAGTAAACTGCACCTGTTTGACCTTTCGGGCTACGGTACCACTCCGCTGGATATCACCCGCGAAGATGTGTACCTGATCGCAGGCTGGTCGGATAAGATTTTCGACATCGTTGACGCCATCGATAATGGTGGTAATGCGCTGGACGAAATCCGGAAAATAGAATTGTAG
- a CDS encoding WYL domain-containing protein has protein sequence MPVNRNALIRYKTIDTCLRNRFRQWTLEDLIDACSDALYEYEGIDKGISKRTIQMDIQMMRSEKLGYNAPIVVYDNKFYKYDDPDYSITNTPLSEKDLKVMSEAVEVLRQFKGFSYFSDMGDIVSRLEDHVTSARKKTVPVIDFEKNESLKGLNYLDTVYHAIVNKQALHIKYRSFKARSASNFVFYPYLLKEYRNRWFVFGTKKKHETLINLALDRIHHIEIAEGEYYGENKLFDPVTFFDDLVGVTKNTGMKAEKIRFWVDRQNAPYVQTKPFHKSQRLIETQEDGAMVFELEVIINQELQREFFGFADTIRILSPPSLADFMAWKYKAAKERYEIRS, from the coding sequence ATGCCTGTAAACCGTAATGCATTAATCCGTTATAAAACCATCGATACCTGTTTACGCAACAGGTTCCGTCAATGGACGCTCGAAGACCTGATCGATGCATGTTCCGATGCATTGTATGAATACGAAGGAATCGACAAAGGCATCAGCAAACGTACCATCCAGATGGATATCCAGATGATGCGCAGTGAAAAACTGGGATACAATGCGCCCATCGTGGTTTACGACAACAAGTTTTATAAATATGACGATCCTGATTACAGCATTACCAATACGCCATTGTCCGAAAAGGATCTGAAAGTGATGTCGGAAGCCGTTGAAGTTTTGCGGCAGTTCAAAGGATTCTCGTATTTTTCGGATATGGGAGATATTGTAAGCCGGCTGGAAGACCATGTTACTTCGGCACGAAAGAAAACAGTCCCTGTGATTGATTTTGAAAAGAACGAAAGCCTGAAGGGGTTGAACTATCTGGATACGGTTTATCACGCTATTGTCAACAAACAAGCGCTACACATCAAATACAGGTCGTTCAAAGCCCGTTCCGCAAGCAATTTTGTTTTCTATCCGTACCTTCTGAAAGAATACCGTAACCGCTGGTTTGTTTTCGGGACAAAGAAGAAACACGAAACCCTGATCAACCTGGCACTTGATAGGATACATCACATAGAGATCGCAGAGGGGGAATATTACGGGGAAAATAAGCTCTTTGATCCTGTCACCTTCTTCGATGACCTTGTCGGTGTGACTAAAAATACCGGTATGAAAGCCGAAAAAATTCGTTTTTGGGTAGACAGGCAGAATGCTCCCTATGTGCAAACCAAACCTTTCCATAAAAGCCAAAGACTGATAGAAACACAAGAAGACGGCGCCATGGTTTTTGAACTGGAAGTAATCATCAATCAGGAACTGCAACGGGAGTTTTTTGGTTTTGCCGATACCATCAGAATATTATCACCACCATCACTGGCAGATTTTATGGCATGGAAATATAAAGCGGCAAAGGAAAGGTATGAAATCCGTTCTTAA
- a CDS encoding LuxR C-terminal-related transcriptional regulator, with product MIHHKITPEELWAKQQISSLDVDYDCWSKKRESVRKFSQISQSCIFTVDVFKKRYDFASDNFSCIFGYHPVRIQTIRKQGDLLEERIHPDDRAQLIEYQIDHGQFIYSLPVENRNDYQQIFQFRMLNAKQQYVNVISRQQVTQKDKTGKAWMIMGVMDISPDRTLSEKVRRTVVNRQTGEVLTSADIPAEKQLTNREKEILLFIRQGLLSKEIASRLNLSIFTVNNHRKNILAKLQVDNIIEAINTARDYGIIL from the coding sequence ATGATTCACCATAAAATAACGCCTGAGGAACTGTGGGCAAAACAGCAGATAAGCAGTCTTGATGTGGATTATGATTGCTGGAGTAAAAAAAGAGAATCCGTCCGGAAATTTTCCCAAATAAGTCAAAGTTGTATTTTTACTGTCGATGTATTCAAAAAAAGGTATGATTTCGCTTCTGATAATTTTTCCTGCATTTTCGGATATCATCCTGTCCGGATACAAACAATAAGAAAACAGGGTGACTTATTGGAAGAAAGAATCCATCCTGATGACAGGGCTCAGCTGATAGAATACCAGATCGATCACGGGCAGTTTATCTATTCGCTTCCTGTGGAAAACAGAAATGATTACCAGCAGATATTTCAGTTCCGCATGTTGAATGCAAAACAGCAGTATGTAAATGTGATCAGCCGCCAACAGGTAACCCAGAAGGATAAAACCGGTAAGGCATGGATGATCATGGGGGTAATGGACATATCACCGGACAGGACTCTTTCCGAAAAGGTCAGACGCACTGTGGTAAACAGGCAAACAGGTGAGGTATTAACCTCAGCAGATATTCCTGCAGAGAAGCAATTAACCAATCGGGAAAAAGAAATACTGTTATTTATTCGTCAGGGTCTCCTGAGTAAAGAAATTGCATCCAGGCTGAATTTAAGTATTTTTACGGTTAATAACCACCGGAAAAACATACTGGCAAAATTGCAGGTCGATAATATCATCGAAGCAATCAATACGGCAAGGGATTATGGCATCATCCTTTGA
- a CDS encoding GNAT family N-acetyltransferase produces the protein MKNEHIHISIASLEDLSEILHLQKRAFRTEAESHGNYDIEPLKQTYESILSDFTNYTFLKAMYDGKIIGSVKYRMLDDRVWIGKLIVDTDYRRQGLGRKLLTEVENVNPEAKKFQLFTAASSIHNIRLYESVGYQVCRQYQDETQSDLPMVEMVKVNY, from the coding sequence ATGAAAAATGAACATATCCATATTAGTATAGCCAGCCTGGAGGATTTGAGCGAAATACTTCATCTCCAGAAACGGGCATTCAGGACAGAAGCGGAATCGCATGGGAATTATGATATTGAACCCTTAAAGCAAACTTATGAATCTATTTTGTCTGACTTTACTAATTATACATTTCTTAAGGCAATGTATGATGGGAAGATCATAGGTTCTGTAAAGTACAGGATGTTGGATGACCGGGTATGGATTGGAAAACTTATTGTGGATACGGACTATAGAAGGCAGGGATTAGGCAGAAAATTACTTACGGAAGTAGAGAATGTCAATCCCGAAGCTAAAAAATTTCAGTTATTTACAGCCGCATCAAGTATACATAATATACGCTTGTATGAATCTGTCGGTTATCAGGTCTGCCGGCAATATCAGGATGAAACACAGTCTGATCTCCCGATGGTAGAAATGGTGAAGGTAAATTACTGA